One window from the genome of Salvia splendens isolate huo1 chromosome 9, SspV2, whole genome shotgun sequence encodes:
- the LOC121749614 gene encoding probable RNA-binding protein EIF1AD: MKGGRKNLKRAVEAEMMALQQGQNIMQVVDLRGSNLIEVMDAKGQHLLAIFPAKFQKSMWIKRGNFVVVDESGREEAIESGRKVAGILTQVLYHDQVRLLQKSSEWPEIFRSSSLESSAQSTPNQEDVCLNDDECSTDDDDEGFPPLEANTNRVNPLLLHLDAESTSDSDIENGS; this comes from the exons ATGAAAGGGGGAAGGAAGAATCTCAAGAGGGCTGTTGAGGCAGAGATGATGGCGCTTCAACAAGGGCAAAACATAATGCAGGTTGTCGATTTGAGGGGCTCTAATCTGATTGAG GTAATGGATGCAAAAGGGCAACATCTACTAGCAATATTTCCAGCAAAATTCCAGAAAAGTATGTGGATCAAACGAGGGAACTTCGTAGTTGTAGATGAAAGTGGGAGAGAGGAGGCCATCGAATCTGGCAGAAAGGTGGCTGGCATCCTCACTCAAGTGCTTTACCACGATCAAGTTCGTCTGCTCCAAAAATCCTCTGAATGGCCTGAGATTTTCAGATCCTCGTCTCTGGAGAGCTCAGCGCAAAGTACCCCCAATCAAGAAGATGTATGTTTGAATGATGATGAATGTTCGaccgatgatgatgatgaagggTTTCCACCTTTGGAAGCAAATACAAACAGAGTGAATCCTTTGCTGTTGCATTTGGATGCAGAGTCTACATCTGATTCTGATATTGAGAATGGTTCTTAG
- the LOC121746496 gene encoding UDP-arabinopyranose mutase 1, which produces MAASTPLLKDELDIVIPTIRNLDFLEMWRPFFHPYHLIIVQDGDPSKTIKVPEGFDYELYNRNDINKILGPKASCISFKDSACRCFGYMVSKKKYIFTIDDDCFVAKSPSGEDINALEQHIKNLLSPSSPFFFNTLYDPYREGADFVRGYPFSLREGVSTAVSHGLWLNIPDYDAPTQLVKPRERNTRYVDAVMTIPKGTLFPMCGMNLAFDRELIGPAMYFGLMGDGQPIGRYDDMWAGWCVKVICDHLGWGVKTGLPYIWHSKASNPFVNLQKEYKGIYWQEELIPFFQSVVLPKECTTVQKCYIEISKQVKAKLGKVDDYFIKLADAMVTWIEAWDELNLLRTTGRLPNGTAK; this is translated from the exons ATGGCAGCCTCGACGCCGCTGCTTAAGGATGAGCTCGACATCGTGATCCCGACGATCAGAAACCTGGATTTCCTGGAGATGTGGCGCCCGTTTTTCCATCCGTATCATCTCATCATTGTGCAGGACGGCGATCCATCCAAGACGATCAAGGTGCCCGAGGGCTTCGATTACGAGCTCTACAATAGGAACGATATCAATAAGATTCTAGGCCCTAAGGCCAGCTGCATTTCCTTCAAGGATTCCGCTTGCCGCTGCTTCGGCTACATGGTTTCTAAGAAGAAGTACATTTTCACCATTGATGACGATTGCTTC GTTGCCAAAAGTCCATCTGGGGAGGACATCAATGCACTCGAGCAGCACATCAAGAACCTGCTGTCACCATCGTCTCCGTTTTTCTTCAACACCCTTTATGATCCCTACCGTGAGGGTGCAGACTTTGTCCGGGGGTACCCCTTCAGTCTCCGTGAAGGTGTGTCAACTGCCGTGTCTCACGGTCTTTGGCTCAACATCCCTGACTATGACGCGCCCACTCAACTTGTCAAGCCTCGCGAGAGGAACACCAG GTATGTTGATGCAGTCATGACAATTCCAAAGGGAACTCTGTTCCCAATGTGTGGGATGAACCTAGCTTTCGACCGTGAGTTGATTGGGCCGGCAATGTACTTCGGACTAATGGGAGACGGCCAGCCCATCGGGCGCTATGACGACATGTGGGCTGGTTGGTGCGTTAAG GTGATCTGCGATCACTTAGGTTGGGGCGTGAAGACCGGGTTGCCATACATCTGGCACAGCAAGGCCAGCAATCCGTTTGTGAATCTCCAAAAGGAATACAAGGGCATCTACTGGCAGGAAGAGCTGATCCCGTTCTTCCAATCTGTCGTCCTCCCAAAGGAATGCACCACCGTGCAGAAATGCTACATCGAGATCTCCAAGCAAGTCAAGGCGAAGCTGGGGAAGGTGGACGACTACTTCATAAAGCTGGCAGATGCAATGGTGACATGGATCGAAGCATGGGACGAGCTCAACCTGCTGAGAACCACCGGCCGCCTCCCCAATGGCACAGCCAAGTAG
- the LOC121748241 gene encoding truncated transcription factor CAULIFLOWER A-like yields the protein MGRGRVQLKRIENKINRQVTFSKRRSGLLKKANEISVLCDADVGLIVFSTKGKLFEYATDSCMERILERYERYSYAERQLKEPDPDSPASWTLEHAKLKARMEVLQRNQRHYMGEDLDTLSMKELQNLEHQLDDSLKHIRRRKNQLMNESISELQKKDKALQEQNNFLAKKIKEREKEAAAAMEQQQNHNLNSSGYDNMGMGSFNNSNEMYRVEKEGAAAAAAAVTQHQNQFSNPVMPTWMLHS from the exons aTGGGGAGAGGGAGAGTGCAACTGAAGAGAATAGAGAACAAAATTAATCGACAGGTGACCTTCTCGAAGCGGAGATCGGGACTTCTCAAAAAGGCAAATGAGATCTCTGTCCTCTGCGACGCCGATGTAGGCTTGATCGTCTTCTCTACCAAGGGAAAACTCTTCGAATATGCTACTGATTCATG CATGGAAAGGATCCTTGAACGGTATGAAAGATATTCATATGCTGAAAGGCAGCTAAAAGAGCCAGACCCTGATTCACCG GCAAGCTGGACTTTGGAGCATGCTAAGCTTAAGGCAAGAATGGAGGTTTTGCAGAGAAACCAGAG GCATTATATGGGAGAAGATCTGGATACTCTAAGCATGAAAGAGCTGCAAAACTTGGAACATCAACTTGATGACTCTCTTAAACACATTCGCAGGCGCAAG AACCAACTCATGAATGAGTCCATTTCAGAGCTCCAGAAAAAG GATAAGGCACTGCAGGAGCAAAACAACTTTCTAGCAAAGAAG ataaaggagagagagaaagaggcgGCGGCGGCAATGGAGCAACAACAAAACCATAACTTGAACTCTTCTGGTTATGATAATATGGGAATGGGATCCTTCAACAACAG CAATGAGATGTATCGAGTTGAAAAAGAAggtgcagcagcagcagcagcagcagtaaCACAACACCAAAATCAATTTTCGAATCCGGTAATGCCGACGTGGATGCTACACTCATGA
- the LOC121749615 gene encoding uncharacterized protein LOC121749615 produces the protein MQGTTGSKPKLLARVEQLRLLSKAGLLSAAEKSGLSLSAIERLGLLSKVEELGVLSAATNPGTATGLLNISLILLVLGPAFVFLVPQDYPWEIGLQVSVALLSIVGGSAAFAASNLVSTLQKSS, from the coding sequence ATGCAGGGTACAACGGGGTCGAAGCCGAAGCTGCTGGCACGGGTGGAGCAGCTGCGGCTCCTGAGCAAGGCGGGGCTGCTGTCGGCGGCCGAGAAGTCGGGGCTGTCGCTGTCGGCAATCGAGAGGCTCGGGCTCCTGTCGAAAGTGGAGGAGCTTGGGGTTCTCTCGGCAGCCACGAACCCCGGGACGGCGACGGGGCTTCTCAACATCagtttgattttgttggttttggGACCTGCATTTGTTTTCTTAGTGCCACAGGACTACCCTTGGGAAATAGGCCTTCAGGTTTCGGTTGCTCTGCTCTCTATAGTTGGTGGCTCTGCTGCTTTTGCTGCATCAAATCTTGTATCTACTTTGCAGAAATCTAGTTAG